From the Moorena sp. SIOASIH genome, the window GTTCCCAGTATTGTTGGCTTTGGCGACCAAATTACTACCAAGCTTTTCTATGAAAATTATGCAGCTGGTAGGTTGGAACACGAGGGGGAGTTAAGAGCAGCAATCAACAAAGTTGAAGTACCTGCAATCATTACCAATGGATTATCTGGCGTTGCTGAATTAAGTAATGGCTAGGAGTAGAGTGGGCATCCTGCCCGCGAAATGAAACGGGCGCTGTCTTGATGCAATAGCGAGTGGGGGAAACCACGGCAGTTGCTCATGGGGGGAACCCCCAAGACCGCACTGCCTCCCCTGTTCCGAAGCTGCATCGCTACTTGAGATGCTTTTGAATAAAACAGGTAAGCATTGGAATAATGCTGAGTTACATCTTTTGAATAAAACAGGTAAGCATTGCTTTAATCTCTGTTACTTCAGCATTAGGCTGACTGCTGACTGCTGACTGCTGACTGCTGACTGCTGAAGTAAAAAAAATCCCAATTCAAGTAGGGTGGGCAAAGTAATATTATCTAGAAGACTCCTTTGAACGAAACTGTTTTTGCCCACCCTACAAGCTAGCATTTATCAACCGAGTAGGGTGGGCAAAGTAATATTATCTAGAAGACTCCTTTGAACGAAACTGTTTTTGCCCACCCTACAAGCTACTTTGTACCTAACTGAAGTAAAAAAAATCCCAATTCAAGTAGGGTGGGCAAAGTAATCTTATCTAGAAGACTCCTTTGAACGAAACTGTTTTTGCCCACCCGACAAGCTACTTTCTAACTGAAGTAAAAAAAATCCCAATTCAAGTAGGGTGGGCAAAGTAATCTTATCTAGAAGACTCCTTTGAACGAAACTGTTTTTGCCCACCCTACAAGCTAGCATTTATCAAAAGTAACCGAGCACCATGAAAGTCCTACATATCAATCAGTCTGATATTTCTGGGGGAGCCGCGATCGCAGGCTACCGACTCCATCAAGGTTTGCTGGGTCAAGGCGCAGACTCACGCTTGTTAGTCTGGAGGCTCAAAACTAGTAGTGATCGCGTAGATTCTGCTCCCCGTTTAGCCATTCTAGATAAACTAACTGCCCCGATTACCCAACAACTAGGACTCTACTATATTAATAAACTGGGCACCTTTAATATTCCTAAGCACAGCTTTTACAAAAACGCCGATGTCCTCAATTTTCATGTCCTTCATGGTGCCAGTAGTGGATTCTTTAACTATCTAGCAATCCCTTCATTAACTAAACGTAAACCTGCTGTGTTTACTTTCCATGATATGTGGAGCTTTACTGGACATTGTGCTTATAGCTATGACTGCGATCGCTGGAAAAGTGGTTGTGGCAAGTGTCCCGATCTAGATACCTACCCAGCTATTCCAAAAGATAACACTCATATAGAGTGGAAGCTAAAAAACTGGGCTTATAGTCACTCAAACTTAACAATTGTCACTCCCAGTCGCTGGCTTTGTGAGCAAGCTAAGCAAAGTATGCTCAACCGCTTTGGGATTCACCATATTCCATATGGTATTAATACCGAAGTCTATCAGCCTCTCGAATCCAAACAGTGCAAATCTGTACTCGGCATTCCCACGTCCAAAAAAGTTCTGATGTTTGCAGCAACAAACTTAGCAGAGAACCGCAAGGGCGGCGATTTGCTCTTGAAAGCGTTGCAAAGTCTACCCCAGTCCCTCAAGGCTGAAACTGTAGTGCTAACGTTTGGTAGTGGTGGCGAAACCATTGCTGAGACTGTTGGCATGCCAGCATTGAATCTTGGTTATGCCAGCAATGATCGCTTTAAAGCCATTGCCTATTCTGCTGCTGATTTGTTTCTTTTCCCCACCCGTGCGGACAATCTTCCCTTGGTGCTGCAAGAGAGTATGGCTTGTGGTACACCCATGGTGTCTTTCAAAATCGGCGGCGTTCCCGATTTGGTACGTCCTGGTATTACTGGTTACTTAGCTCAACCAGAGGATATTCAAGATTTCTGTAATGGCATTGTGCAGCTACTAGAAGACAAACATCTACGGGAAAGCATGGCACAACAGTGTCGTGCTATTGCTTTAGAAGAATACTCACTCGAACTGCAAGCCCAGCGATATATCGACCTATATCATCAGGTCTTACAAAAGAATAGCGCTGCGCCCAGGGAATAGGGAACAGGGAAAGAGAGGGGGGTGTGGGAGGTGTGGGAGGTGTGGGGAGATGGGGAGATGGAGAGATGGGGAGATGGGGAGATGGAGAGATGGAGAGATGGGGAGTCAAATCAGCAACTGGCGTGGTTTCCACAGGGCTTTCAAGGTTCTCCCGCAAGCCATTGCACACAGCCCCTCCCCCATGAGCAACTTCGCGCTTTGAGATTGGTTTTAGCAATTATTCGTCCCTTGAATTTGTCAACACCATTACGCCCATTGCTATAGAAAGCGATCGCATCGGTCAACAGCACTATCGGATTACTGTAGAAAGCTATATAGCAATCCGTGTAGGAATTGTGAGAATTTTTGATGCCATATTCCCTACTCCCTACTCCCTACTCCCTACTCCCTACTCCCTACTCCCTACTCCCTACTCCCTACTCCCTACTCCCGACTCCCGACTCCCTACTCCCTACTCCCGACTCCCTACTCCCTACTCCCGACTCCCGACTCCCGACTCCCTACTCCCTACTCCCTACTCCCTACTCCCTACTCCCTACTCCCTTTGCTATATCAATTTCATGTGGTGGGTGATTAAATGTGAGCAAGATTTTTTGAAATTAGTATTAGAGAGAGCATATCAATAAATCTGGA encodes:
- a CDS encoding glycosyltransferase family 4 protein; this translates as MKVLHINQSDISGGAAIAGYRLHQGLLGQGADSRLLVWRLKTSSDRVDSAPRLAILDKLTAPITQQLGLYYINKLGTFNIPKHSFYKNADVLNFHVLHGASSGFFNYLAIPSLTKRKPAVFTFHDMWSFTGHCAYSYDCDRWKSGCGKCPDLDTYPAIPKDNTHIEWKLKNWAYSHSNLTIVTPSRWLCEQAKQSMLNRFGIHHIPYGINTEVYQPLESKQCKSVLGIPTSKKVLMFAATNLAENRKGGDLLLKALQSLPQSLKAETVVLTFGSGGETIAETVGMPALNLGYASNDRFKAIAYSAADLFLFPTRADNLPLVLQESMACGTPMVSFKIGGVPDLVRPGITGYLAQPEDIQDFCNGIVQLLEDKHLRESMAQQCRAIALEEYSLELQAQRYIDLYHQVLQKNSAAPRE